ATCTCCTTCTATGGATATTCTTATATCAAGCAATCTGGAAAGACTATTATACCTGATAACAGGTGACAATGCTGAAAAGGTTTGTGAATGGATGAACCAGCTTAAAAATGTCGGTTCATACAGCGTAGATCAAGACACCAAAAAGAAAATCCAGAGTATTTTCTGGGCAGGATATACCAATGATAGTGACACTTTAAAAACTATTGAGAGTGTTTACCAGGAGACAGGATATGTATTAGATACGCATACTGCTGTTGCAGTGGACGTGTACGACAAATATGTTATTTCTACAAGTGATGTTACAAAAGCTGTTATTGTTTCTACTGCAAGTCCTTTCAAGTTTAACGATAGTGTTTTAAAGGCTATAGCAGGAGAAGAGGCTATTAAAGGAAAGACTGAATTTGAGCTTCTGTCTGTACTATCGGAAAAGTCAGGACTTAAAATTCCTGCTCCGTTGAAGGAATTGGATAAAAAACCTGTTCTACACAAGGAATTTTGTGAGCCGATAAATATGATCGGTAAGGTTAAGGAAGCATTAAAAATCCAAGAAAATATTAAGACAGCAAAATAAATATGTATATATGAAAAAAGGCACTGATCTTATGTGATTAGTGCTTTTTTAGTTGCATTAAAATAAAAAATATGCTAATATTACACCAAGGAAACACAATTGTACGTATCACGCGGACAGGAGAAAATATGAAACAAGAATCTATATTTTTTTTGGTTGATTCATTTATTTTACCTGACATATTTTCAAAGGTTATAGAGGTTAAAAAGATTCTAAGTCTAGGTAAAATAAAAACTGTTAACGATGCTGTCAAAGTAGTAGGAATCAGCAGAAGTGCCTACTACAAATACAAAGATTATGTTTTCCCTTTTAATGAAACGTCAAGGGGTAAGGTCATAACATTATTTTTCGTTGTAGAAGATTTTTCGGGTATACTTTCGAGTATAATAAATAAAATAGCTTCGGCTAATGCAAATATATTGACAATAAATCAAAATATACCTATAAACGGGTTGGCGGATGTAACAATATCTATTGAAACTTTGGACATGAAAATAGATATTCAGAATCTACTGACAGAGATTAATAAGGTTGAGGGTGTCAGGCGAAGCGAAATATTGGCAAGGTAATGTGAGAAAATGTAATTTATACCAGGAGGGTTTTTATGGTTAATGTTGCTATTTTAGGTTATGGAGTGGTTGGCTCCGGTGTTGCAGAAGTTATTAAGAAAAATAGTGAAAGCATAAGTCAGCGTGCAGGAACAGATATAAAAGTAAAGTGGATATTGGATATTAGAGATTTTCCAGATAGTCCCGACAAGGATGTTCTTACCAAAAATGCGGATGATGTATTCAATGACAATGAAGTCAGTATCATAGTAGAAACCATAGGTGGGGCAAAGATAGCCCATGAATTTACAAAAAGAGCTCTTATGGCAGGTAAAAGTGTTGTAACTTCCAACAAGGAGCTTGTTGCAACCCATGGGCCGGAGCTATTACAACTGGCAAAAGAGAATGGCGTCAGCTATCTGTTTGAAGCCAGTGTCGGAGGAGGTATTCCTATAATACGTCCTTTGAATCAATGTCTGGCTGCAAATGAGATTAACGGAATAACAGGCATACTCAATGGAACAACAAATTATATACTGACCCAAATGAAAAGAGAAGGAAAAAGCTTTGAAGCTGCACTGAAGGAAGCACAGCAAAACGGCTATGCAGAGCAGAATCCTACAGCCGATGTTGAAGGCCACGATGCCTGCAGAAAAATTGCTATTCTGTCGTCCATTGCTTATAATGAATTCGTGGATTGTGAAAATATATACACAGAGGGTATAACAAAAATAACTGTTGATGATATGAAATATGCAGATGCCATAGGCGGAGTTATAAAATTGATCGCGGTTAGCAAAAAAGCAAACGGTAAAATATTTGCACGCGTTTCACCTGCCATAGTTCTAAATGAACATCCTCTTGCAAACGTTGAAGATGTATTTAATGCGATTGTTGTTAATGGTGATGCTGTGGGAGATGCCATGTTCTATGGCAGAGGGGCCGGAAAATTGCCTACTGCAAGTGCTGTTGTAGCTGATGTAATCGACATTGCTAAACATCCCGGTTCAGGAACGGCCAGTGTGTGGGAAAGAACCCAGCAAAACAATATACTGCCTATAGAAGATAGCACTACAAAATTTCTGGTCAGGGTAACAGCAAAAAATAAAGAGGATGCAAAAAAGGATATTTTATCAATTTTCGGAGAAATCCAATTAGTAGAACTACATTCAAAAGTAAAGGATAATGAGTTTGCATTTATAAGCTGTAAAAATACAGAAAGCGAGTTTAAAACAAAGCTTGACAAGCTTGAATCCGCATCAGACATTACTGTATTAAACAGAATAAGGATTGAAGAATAAATGAGGATTGCCACAAAAAAATTAGTACTTTGTGCATTAATGACAGCAATTGTTTTTTTAATTACCTTTGCTCCGTTTCTGCAAATTCCCAGTCCTATATCTCAGGGCTATTACAATATTGGTGATACTGCTGTAATG
This genomic stretch from Ruminiclostridium cellulolyticum H10 harbors:
- a CDS encoding ACT domain-containing protein produces the protein MKQESIFFLVDSFILPDIFSKVIEVKKILSLGKIKTVNDAVKVVGISRSAYYKYKDYVFPFNETSRGKVITLFFVVEDFSGILSSIINKIASANANILTINQNIPINGLADVTISIETLDMKIDIQNLLTEINKVEGVRRSEILAR
- a CDS encoding homoserine dehydrogenase, with the translated sequence MVNVAILGYGVVGSGVAEVIKKNSESISQRAGTDIKVKWILDIRDFPDSPDKDVLTKNADDVFNDNEVSIIVETIGGAKIAHEFTKRALMAGKSVVTSNKELVATHGPELLQLAKENGVSYLFEASVGGGIPIIRPLNQCLAANEINGITGILNGTTNYILTQMKREGKSFEAALKEAQQNGYAEQNPTADVEGHDACRKIAILSSIAYNEFVDCENIYTEGITKITVDDMKYADAIGGVIKLIAVSKKANGKIFARVSPAIVLNEHPLANVEDVFNAIVVNGDAVGDAMFYGRGAGKLPTASAVVADVIDIAKHPGSGTASVWERTQQNNILPIEDSTTKFLVRVTAKNKEDAKKDILSIFGEIQLVELHSKVKDNEFAFISCKNTESEFKTKLDKLESASDITVLNRIRIEE